One genomic region from Vibrio sp. STUT-A11 encodes:
- a CDS encoding helix-turn-helix domain-containing protein, with translation MMNDEQISTAPTLCTNPTKDANQQAASLVNWQQEYDQISNGRFLGQIRERRFNTVHVFREDSNRALRQQCRVEEGGVWLGISVEDKALHINHSQLDADKLLLRSGGVDFELITPEAFSIYGMVLKQDFVQQLKEQLELDDVKGQELYLSGLSERHIQQLKYYLGILLDPNQARWSCETHQTVVKDVLMELFSLSSQREVSSRAASQRQVVMNRIRQYLENQDYRTPITVSELCEAVHVSRRTLQYTFEACCDTSPKQFIHRMRLNQIRRILQNPQETRNIAEIAFDFGFFHLGQFGQSYKQLFGETPSETRQCI, from the coding sequence ATGATGAATGATGAACAGATCTCTACCGCACCAACTTTGTGCACAAATCCCACAAAAGATGCAAACCAACAAGCAGCAAGCCTCGTCAATTGGCAACAGGAATACGACCAAATCAGCAATGGCCGATTTCTGGGACAAATCCGAGAGCGACGATTCAACACTGTGCATGTATTTCGTGAAGACAGTAACCGTGCACTGAGACAGCAATGCCGTGTCGAGGAAGGTGGGGTTTGGCTAGGGATAAGCGTTGAAGATAAAGCGTTGCATATCAATCATTCACAACTTGATGCCGACAAGCTTTTACTTCGATCAGGAGGAGTAGACTTCGAGTTAATTACGCCAGAAGCCTTTTCGATTTATGGCATGGTGCTAAAACAAGATTTTGTTCAACAGCTTAAAGAGCAACTTGAGCTTGACGATGTTAAAGGGCAAGAGCTCTACTTGTCCGGCTTAAGCGAACGTCACATTCAGCAACTCAAATATTACTTGGGCATATTACTTGATCCCAATCAGGCTCGATGGTCGTGCGAAACGCATCAAACCGTCGTCAAAGATGTCCTGATGGAGCTGTTTTCTTTAAGTTCACAGCGAGAAGTGTCGTCAAGAGCGGCCTCTCAGAGACAAGTTGTGATGAACCGAATTCGACAATATTTGGAGAATCAGGATTATAGAACCCCAATTACCGTGAGTGAACTGTGTGAGGCGGTTCATGTTAGCCGTAGAACATTGCAATATACGTTTGAGGCGTGCTGTGATACTTCACCGAAACAGTTTATTCATCGAATGCGACTGAATCAGATACGCCGTATACTGCAAAACCCTCAAGAAACTCGTAACATCGCAGAGATAGCCTTTGATTTTGGCTTTTTCCATCTCGGCCAGTTCGGCCAAAGCTACAAGCAACTGTTTGGTGAAACGCCCTCGGAAACAAGGCAATGCATCTGA
- a CDS encoding DUF2339 domain-containing protein — MLTSLAVIMAFFALLITLKAVKRISNLEDEITQLRRELDELRSRWLNQPSHTETEQTDSLPASDIAGTTSNQAESQYTEPSQHPAGSDNDVDSSAEPLFAHQTAQEDFQIASFTENDNSHWENKTEKLLSSLQENWLVWVGALAMLIGGGYLVQVIGSHIEFSPFVRVAFAFTLSFAMIAAGEWFHRKEQRDTERAQRAQGFTYVPAAITGTGLTGVYCTVIFAFVVYQMLTPSISLLILAVAAFSSLALSLRQGPLMAVLGLIGGYTAPLWISGAEPDYFLLAGYISAISIAATLLMQKVRRAWISPSSSIPHALWMLILIESTPTESLFSWAYIYLSLTLYLIYAVPSLGWTLNPRYRHCQNKWTNPPVITSLAIVFLTFSAITRMPELNVFQMAYCYILLVATIWLPALRKGWSTRVFLPSVLVSATAILVVSVAFDTLYMSQSESSILLALALSIIFIALRNYIQGLNDRSSITSVLLLALAPSMTLIVLFYAHEFTYSYAWYWTFFTALIAVCYVYLGMRLTRLAYECSAVVHAIVAGCSFVWLSDTWLTTAISAQVAIMALQIQAGYFRPASWAVKIMMGALVVRLTLLPFIPQWQPVETGHWAWVLLSYLPALVILAYARTVLTRADVDLANWFEGAFLHVFLIALFTQTNYWLTGQYGYLGHIDFTSAIVFANQALAMGLVYSYRSQFAQQLTYVYQAYSYLLWVVFALMTLLLNTIESPLNVDNVSAQAIPVFNMLSLGWLLPASILIVTVVKRWNTLIIHRQIVSSIGFILTAAWLGMSIRQFWQTSSMTLYQPTSMAELFSYSVAGLLIGGLLTWTGVIRKTMNLQRIGLIILACVALKVFLWDVRSLDGFWRAISFLGLGASLVALGWLFQKFHRSVSHPSEP; from the coding sequence TTGTTGACTTCATTAGCGGTGATCATGGCGTTCTTTGCCTTGCTGATTACATTGAAAGCAGTAAAACGAATTTCAAATCTGGAAGACGAGATAACTCAGCTACGCAGAGAGTTGGATGAATTACGTTCACGATGGCTAAACCAACCGAGTCACACAGAAACAGAGCAAACAGACTCTCTCCCAGCTTCTGACATCGCTGGAACAACGTCAAATCAAGCAGAGAGTCAATACACTGAACCATCGCAGCACCCAGCAGGTTCCGATAACGACGTAGACTCATCCGCAGAACCGCTATTCGCGCATCAGACTGCTCAGGAAGATTTTCAGATTGCGAGCTTCACCGAGAACGACAATAGTCATTGGGAAAACAAAACCGAAAAGTTACTCTCCAGCCTCCAAGAAAACTGGCTCGTATGGGTGGGAGCGTTGGCAATGCTTATTGGTGGCGGCTACTTGGTGCAAGTGATTGGCAGCCATATTGAGTTTTCACCCTTCGTACGTGTCGCTTTTGCGTTTACCTTATCTTTTGCCATGATCGCTGCGGGCGAGTGGTTTCACCGAAAAGAACAGCGCGATACAGAACGAGCACAACGAGCCCAAGGGTTCACTTATGTTCCAGCCGCCATTACTGGAACTGGCCTGACTGGCGTTTACTGTACGGTTATTTTTGCATTTGTTGTCTACCAAATGCTGACACCAAGCATCTCATTGCTGATCTTAGCTGTCGCCGCATTCTCCAGCCTTGCTTTGTCATTAAGACAGGGGCCATTAATGGCCGTGTTGGGATTGATTGGCGGTTACACTGCGCCACTATGGATAAGCGGCGCTGAGCCTGATTATTTCCTGTTAGCGGGTTACATCAGCGCAATCTCCATTGCAGCCACTTTGCTTATGCAGAAGGTACGCAGGGCTTGGATCTCACCGAGTAGTTCCATACCACATGCGCTGTGGATGCTCATTCTGATAGAAAGTACTCCGACAGAGAGTTTATTCTCCTGGGCGTATATTTACCTATCGCTCACGTTGTATCTGATTTATGCCGTACCGAGCTTAGGGTGGACACTCAACCCTCGTTATCGCCATTGCCAGAATAAATGGACAAACCCTCCAGTCATCACGTCTCTTGCAATCGTATTTCTGACCTTTTCTGCAATAACAAGAATGCCCGAACTTAACGTCTTTCAAATGGCGTATTGCTATATTTTACTTGTTGCAACTATCTGGCTACCCGCGTTACGCAAGGGTTGGTCAACGCGAGTTTTCCTGCCTTCGGTTCTGGTATCAGCAACCGCTATATTGGTTGTTTCGGTCGCATTTGACACACTCTACATGTCACAGAGTGAGAGCAGTATTCTGCTCGCATTAGCATTGAGTATCATATTTATTGCGCTAAGGAACTATATACAAGGGCTTAATGATCGCTCTTCCATAACCAGTGTCTTGTTGCTCGCCCTTGCACCTTCAATGACGCTAATCGTTCTGTTTTACGCACACGAGTTTACGTACAGCTATGCCTGGTATTGGACGTTCTTTACGGCTTTAATTGCAGTCTGCTACGTTTATTTGGGCATGCGTTTAACACGACTCGCCTACGAATGTTCCGCGGTCGTACATGCTATCGTGGCTGGTTGTTCCTTTGTTTGGCTTAGTGATACCTGGCTGACCACTGCAATTTCTGCACAAGTGGCGATAATGGCACTGCAAATACAGGCTGGGTATTTTCGCCCTGCCAGTTGGGCGGTCAAAATAATGATGGGTGCTTTAGTTGTCCGCCTGACGCTACTGCCATTTATTCCTCAGTGGCAGCCCGTCGAAACAGGGCACTGGGCGTGGGTACTACTCAGTTATCTACCTGCACTCGTTATTCTTGCGTATGCTCGAACCGTGCTAACCAGAGCAGATGTTGATCTCGCCAATTGGTTTGAAGGTGCCTTTCTGCACGTCTTTTTAATCGCGTTGTTCACCCAAACAAACTACTGGTTAACGGGACAATATGGCTACCTAGGCCACATCGACTTTACCAGTGCTATTGTCTTTGCGAACCAGGCTTTAGCCATGGGTTTGGTATACAGCTACCGCAGCCAGTTCGCACAGCAACTCACTTACGTGTATCAAGCGTATAGTTACTTGCTCTGGGTCGTATTTGCTTTGATGACCTTATTACTCAATACGATTGAGTCACCTTTGAACGTTGATAACGTGTCTGCGCAAGCTATTCCAGTTTTCAATATGTTAAGTTTAGGTTGGCTGCTACCAGCGAGCATTCTAATTGTCACGGTAGTTAAGCGTTGGAATACTCTGATTATTCACAGACAGATTGTTTCCAGTATCGGATTCATACTCACAGCAGCATGGCTAGGTATGTCAATTAGACAGTTCTGGCAAACAAGCTCCATGACCCTGTATCAGCCGACTAGTATGGCGGAGCTATTCAGTTATTCAGTGGCAGGACTGCTTATCGGAGGCTTACTTACATGGACAGGTGTCATACGCAAAACAATGAACCTTCAACGTATCGGGCTCATCATCCTGGCATGCGTCGCGCTGAAAGTGTTCTTGTGGGATGTGCGTTCTCTGGATGGTTTCTGGCGCGCTATTAGCTTCCTCGGCTTGGGCGCTTCTTTGGTTGCACTTGGGTGGTTGTTCCAGAAGTTTCACCGTTCCGTCTCCCACCCTTCAGAACCTTAA
- a CDS encoding rhodanese-like domain-containing protein produces the protein MKRFISLTLTAICISLITPMTFASERAEQGWLLIEQGAMIIDVRTPREFAEGHLDNAVNFPLSELDKHYKGIVKDKEIVLYCRSGNRSGKAYQYLQSKGFTNLHNAGGFEELQNVQ, from the coding sequence ATGAAACGTTTTATTTCTCTCACTCTTACAGCCATCTGCATTAGCCTGATAACTCCAATGACATTTGCCTCAGAACGCGCGGAGCAAGGGTGGTTGCTGATTGAGCAAGGCGCAATGATTATTGATGTGCGTACACCCCGAGAGTTTGCAGAAGGTCACCTGGACAATGCAGTTAATTTTCCGCTTTCAGAACTAGACAAACATTATAAAGGTATCGTAAAAGATAAAGAGATTGTGCTTTACTGCCGTAGCGGCAATCGCTCAGGAAAAGCGTATCAGTACCTCCAATCTAAGGGCTTTACAAACCTTCATAATGCTGGCGGATTCGAGGAACTTCAAAACGTGCAGTAG
- a CDS encoding ethanolamine ammonia-lyase subunit EutB yields the protein MTATYRRQQGSKVYTFESLADLMAKATPERSGDALAGVCAESAAERVVAQMTLSELPLKTFLNEVVIPYESDEITRLIIDTHDREAFQPIEHLTVGDFRNWLLSEQADSVTLAKVRPGLTPEMVAAVSKIMRNQDLILVAKKCQVVTAFRNTIGLPSRLSTRLQPNHPTDSLNGIAATIFDGLMYGNGDAVIGINPATDNVPQAVKLMKLMDEVIQHYQIPTQSCVLTHVTNTIEAIEMGAPVDLVFQSIGGTQGTNDTFGINLAVLKEAHEAALSLNRGTVGNNVMYFETGQGTALSANAFHGVDQQTCETRAYAVARQFDPLLVNTVVGFIGPEYLFDGKQIIRAGLEDHFCGKLLGLPMGCDICYTNHAYADQNDMDNLLTLLGVAECSFIMGIPGSDDIMLNYQTTSFHDALYARKVLGLKPAPEFEQWLTDMQIFEDVHEVRLNDRISGSFAGAISQLNKGRAHG from the coding sequence ATGACCGCAACTTATCGTCGGCAACAGGGAAGTAAGGTATATACCTTTGAGTCATTGGCAGACTTGATGGCGAAAGCTACGCCGGAGCGATCTGGCGATGCGCTGGCCGGAGTATGTGCCGAGTCAGCCGCAGAGCGCGTCGTGGCGCAAATGACGTTATCCGAGCTGCCTCTAAAAACCTTTCTAAACGAAGTCGTGATCCCGTATGAAAGCGATGAAATCACGCGCTTAATTATTGATACTCATGACCGTGAAGCTTTTCAACCGATCGAACACCTGACGGTAGGTGACTTTCGCAACTGGTTGTTGAGCGAACAAGCGGACAGTGTCACGCTGGCCAAGGTTCGTCCCGGTCTAACCCCTGAAATGGTGGCGGCGGTCAGCAAGATCATGCGCAATCAAGACCTGATTCTAGTTGCGAAAAAGTGCCAGGTGGTGACGGCTTTTCGTAATACGATTGGTCTACCGAGCCGCTTATCCACCCGTTTGCAGCCTAACCATCCGACCGACTCTCTTAATGGCATAGCCGCGACGATCTTTGATGGTTTGATGTACGGCAACGGTGATGCGGTAATTGGCATCAACCCGGCAACTGACAATGTACCTCAAGCCGTCAAGTTGATGAAGTTGATGGATGAGGTAATTCAGCACTATCAAATTCCTACTCAATCTTGTGTTCTGACCCATGTGACCAACACCATCGAGGCGATCGAGATGGGGGCACCTGTCGATCTGGTTTTCCAGTCAATCGGCGGCACACAAGGCACTAATGACACCTTTGGTATCAACTTAGCGGTATTGAAAGAGGCACACGAAGCGGCACTGTCACTTAACCGAGGTACGGTTGGTAACAACGTGATGTATTTCGAGACCGGACAGGGCACGGCTTTGTCCGCAAATGCTTTTCACGGTGTCGATCAGCAAACCTGTGAAACTCGTGCGTATGCCGTAGCAAGGCAGTTTGATCCTTTGTTGGTAAACACTGTGGTTGGTTTTATCGGGCCTGAATACTTGTTTGATGGCAAACAGATCATTCGTGCCGGTCTGGAAGATCACTTCTGTGGCAAGCTTCTTGGGCTGCCGATGGGCTGCGATATTTGCTACACCAATCATGCTTACGCTGATCAAAATGACATGGACAACCTTCTTACGCTGTTGGGCGTAGCCGAATGTTCTTTCATCATGGGCATTCCGGGTTCTGATGACATCATGCTCAATTATCAAACCACTTCATTCCACGACGCGTTATACGCGAGAAAAGTGCTTGGATTAAAGCCTGCGCCTGAGTTCGAACAGTGGCTTACCGACATGCAAATTTTCGAAGACGTACACGAGGTGCGTTTAAACGACCGCATTTCTGGCTCGTTTGCCGGCGCAATTTCACAGCTGAATAAGGGGCGTGCTCATGGGTAA
- a CDS encoding LysE family transporter produces MELFSLALLGILIVISPGADFVLVLKNSLNHGRRAGIWSAVGISLAISIHISYSLLGISYLISQNEWLFSVIRYLGAAYLVYLGVKGLFSSSSQQAEEQITHESTSDWQFFFQGFLCNVLNPKTMLFFLSIFSQVINPETDNQTRALIYGGYMIALHGIWFSMVAILFTSPYLQTLLLKVKHRLNQVCGAGLILFGAMLGLKS; encoded by the coding sequence ATGGAGTTGTTCAGCCTTGCCTTACTAGGCATACTTATCGTTATCAGTCCCGGAGCTGATTTTGTGTTGGTATTAAAAAACAGTCTTAATCATGGCAGACGCGCAGGAATTTGGAGTGCAGTCGGAATCAGCCTCGCCATCTCAATACATATCTCTTACTCGTTACTCGGTATCAGTTACTTAATCTCACAAAATGAATGGCTATTTAGTGTGATTCGTTACTTAGGTGCAGCCTACTTGGTATACCTCGGAGTAAAAGGGCTTTTTTCTTCATCATCACAGCAAGCCGAGGAGCAAATCACGCACGAAAGTACTTCTGATTGGCAGTTCTTTTTCCAAGGCTTTCTGTGTAATGTCCTTAATCCAAAAACGATGTTGTTTTTCTTAAGTATTTTTAGTCAAGTCATCAATCCAGAAACGGATAACCAAACCAGAGCTCTGATCTATGGGGGATACATGATTGCGTTGCATGGCATTTGGTTCTCAATGGTAGCGATATTGTTTACATCGCCATATTTACAAACGCTACTGCTCAAGGTGAAGCATCGATTAAATCAAGTTTGCGGAGCGGGTTTAATTCTCTTCGGTGCGATGCTAGGGCTAAAATCTTAG
- a CDS encoding NUDIX hydrolase, protein MRHLKSTIHPDIDHLDDKIIFKRNAARAIVLDGENVLLLYTERYHDYTLPGGGIDDGEDIIAGLVRELEEETGANNIHGIKPFGLFEEFRPWYKDDADVMHMISYCYTCKIDRELGETAYEDYEVKNGMRPVWMNIHEAIAHNEQTMAESPKKGMSIERETFLLQLIAKELL, encoded by the coding sequence ATGAGACACTTAAAATCCACGATTCATCCAGATATTGATCATCTCGACGATAAAATCATTTTTAAGCGTAATGCTGCACGTGCCATCGTTCTTGATGGTGAAAATGTATTACTGCTCTACACGGAGCGCTACCATGATTACACCTTACCTGGCGGTGGTATTGACGATGGTGAGGATATCATTGCCGGACTGGTTCGAGAGTTAGAGGAAGAGACAGGAGCAAACAATATACACGGCATTAAGCCATTTGGTCTTTTTGAAGAGTTTCGACCTTGGTACAAAGATGACGCCGATGTGATGCATATGATCTCTTACTGCTATACCTGTAAAATTGACCGTGAATTAGGCGAGACGGCTTATGAGGATTACGAGGTCAAGAACGGCATGCGTCCTGTGTGGATGAACATTCATGAGGCGATTGCGCACAACGAGCAAACTATGGCTGAGAGCCCGAAAAAGGGCATGAGTATTGAGAGGGAAACCTTTTTACTACAACTGATCGCCAAAGAGCTGCTTTAA
- the fni gene encoding type 2 isopentenyl-diphosphate Delta-isomerase has product MAPQTNRKDLHLDAVLHHDMSMKHKTAGFESVEFEHCALPECDFNAIDLSTEFLGRRLALPFLISSMTGGAKDAESINCRLAEAASELGIAMGVGSQRISLEQSLNSGLGRTIRELAKGVPLYSNLGAAQLRDKENLDNAQRAVDAIQADALIVHVNPMQEAFQANGDHNWIGVIHAIEKLESRVDVPIIVKEVGFGISGSMAEKLVDAGVKAIDVAGAGGTSWSAVEGFCQDNARMKCAAELFRDWGIPTANCLEQIRAQYPALPLIASGGVHNGLEAAKAIHLGANLVGQAGAVLKAATISTQNVVEHFEQMALELRLTCFGTGSANLFSLPKAKRL; this is encoded by the coding sequence ATGGCTCCGCAAACTAATCGAAAAGATTTACACCTAGACGCTGTTTTACATCATGACATGAGCATGAAGCATAAAACGGCGGGCTTCGAGTCTGTCGAATTTGAGCACTGTGCGCTGCCAGAATGTGACTTTAACGCCATCGACCTGTCTACCGAGTTCTTAGGTCGAAGGCTAGCTCTGCCATTTTTAATCAGTTCGATGACAGGTGGAGCCAAAGACGCGGAATCAATCAATTGCCGTTTGGCTGAAGCGGCAAGTGAATTAGGTATTGCGATGGGGGTAGGCTCTCAACGCATTAGCCTGGAGCAGAGTCTGAACTCAGGTTTAGGCCGAACGATTCGGGAGCTGGCTAAAGGTGTGCCGTTGTATTCCAATTTAGGTGCGGCTCAACTGCGTGATAAAGAAAATTTGGACAATGCTCAACGAGCGGTAGACGCCATTCAAGCCGATGCTCTGATCGTGCATGTGAATCCGATGCAAGAAGCTTTTCAGGCAAATGGCGACCACAACTGGATTGGTGTGATTCATGCGATTGAAAAACTGGAATCACGAGTGGATGTTCCGATCATCGTCAAGGAAGTCGGGTTTGGTATTAGTGGCTCTATGGCTGAAAAACTGGTCGACGCAGGTGTTAAAGCCATTGACGTGGCGGGAGCTGGCGGCACTAGCTGGAGTGCGGTCGAAGGTTTCTGTCAGGATAATGCCCGTATGAAGTGTGCAGCGGAGCTGTTTCGTGACTGGGGAATACCAACGGCTAACTGTCTTGAACAAATTCGTGCTCAGTACCCTGCGTTACCTTTAATCGCATCTGGCGGTGTTCACAACGGGCTAGAAGCTGCCAAAGCGATCCACTTGGGCGCTAATTTGGTTGGCCAGGCGGGAGCTGTACTGAAAGCCGCGACAATAAGTACGCAAAACGTTGTCGAACATTTCGAACAAATGGCACTGGAATTACGTTTGACGTGTTTCGGTACCGGATCGGCGAATCTATTCTCTTTGCCTAAAGCGAAGCGTTTATAG
- a CDS encoding VOC family protein produces MENLNIVEIKSFVPAKDYELSKQFYQEAGFEMASDFGDVAYFFREKHAFLLQNFYEPEHCHNFMMHLLVEDVQSWHQHLSQLNHDKFGSRLTDLVDQPWGMRECCLFDPSGALWRIAQNI; encoded by the coding sequence ATGGAAAACCTGAATATTGTAGAAATAAAGTCCTTCGTACCCGCCAAGGATTATGAACTTTCAAAGCAGTTTTATCAGGAAGCTGGTTTTGAGATGGCATCTGACTTTGGCGATGTGGCGTACTTCTTCCGAGAGAAGCATGCTTTCCTTTTACAAAACTTTTATGAGCCAGAACATTGCCATAACTTCATGATGCATTTGCTGGTGGAGGACGTCCAAAGCTGGCACCAACATCTTTCACAATTGAATCATGATAAGTTTGGCTCCCGTCTTACTGATTTGGTCGATCAGCCCTGGGGGATGCGTGAATGCTGTCTGTTTGACCCAAGTGGTGCGTTGTGGCGTATTGCTCAGAATATCTAA
- a CDS encoding DUF333 domain-containing protein encodes MNKTSLMITIAVTAGLAGCSTYEGATRSTEYTSAANPASVYCVQQGGEMETVTENGERVTYCVFSDNERVEQWEYYRDNHQEGEDY; translated from the coding sequence ATGAATAAGACAAGTTTAATGATAACCATAGCAGTAACGGCAGGGCTCGCTGGTTGTTCCACATACGAAGGCGCTACGCGCTCGACTGAATATACATCGGCAGCAAATCCTGCTTCTGTCTACTGTGTTCAACAAGGTGGAGAAATGGAGACCGTCACAGAGAATGGCGAACGCGTAACCTATTGTGTCTTTTCAGATAATGAACGCGTAGAGCAATGGGAATATTATCGGGATAATCATCAAGAAGGTGAGGACTACTGA
- a CDS encoding DUF3012 domain-containing protein, translated as MKKLVMLLLASAALTACSDEVGTESWCNDMRDKPKTEWTTESAMDFAKHCVLQDGVGSEQWCKDLKEKPKGDWTANEASSYTKHCIF; from the coding sequence ATGAAAAAATTGGTAATGTTACTGTTGGCGTCTGCGGCTTTAACTGCTTGTAGCGACGAAGTTGGCACCGAGAGTTGGTGTAACGACATGCGAGACAAACCAAAAACTGAGTGGACAACAGAAAGTGCCATGGATTTTGCTAAGCATTGCGTCCTTCAAGATGGCGTGGGCAGTGAACAGTGGTGTAAGGACCTGAAAGAGAAGCCAAAAGGTGACTGGACTGCGAATGAAGCGTCTAGCTACACGAAACACTGTATTTTCTAA
- the eutC gene encoding ethanolamine ammonia-lyase subunit EutC has protein sequence MGKVVSISDGATAKVVTRNPWDKLREFTSARIALGRSGNSVPTDELLSFQLDHAQAMDAVHCTLNVDSLVAQLSDSYSILKQTLEPPVVVTSKVTDRFMYLQRPDLGRQLDEASWNKLEAISKEHNTELDLAIVIADGLSSVAIQNHALPVISRLVSLMSGDEEHQWNLAPIAVVKQGRVAVGDDVGECFNAKAVLVLIGERPGLTSPDSMGMYLTWGAKRGSKDSDRNCISNVRPQGLNYDDACQRAFYLLKEARRLQLSGVNLKDRSAIDEESGSDLEDKHNNNFLISKM, from the coding sequence ATGGGTAAAGTGGTTTCAATCTCAGACGGCGCAACAGCAAAAGTTGTGACACGTAATCCTTGGGATAAATTACGTGAGTTTACTTCTGCGCGTATTGCTCTGGGTCGCAGTGGCAACAGTGTTCCGACAGATGAATTGCTCTCTTTTCAGCTCGATCACGCCCAGGCGATGGACGCAGTGCATTGTACTCTGAATGTAGACTCTCTGGTCGCCCAGCTGTCCGACTCGTACTCGATTCTCAAACAAACACTTGAGCCACCTGTCGTGGTGACAAGCAAAGTCACCGATCGATTCATGTATTTGCAGCGACCAGATCTAGGTCGCCAGCTTGATGAAGCGTCCTGGAACAAGCTTGAAGCCATTAGCAAGGAACACAATACCGAGCTCGATTTAGCGATCGTTATCGCCGATGGTCTTTCTTCTGTCGCGATTCAGAACCATGCCTTACCTGTTATCAGCCGCTTAGTTTCGCTAATGAGTGGTGATGAAGAACACCAATGGAATTTAGCGCCTATCGCTGTTGTGAAGCAGGGGCGAGTCGCGGTCGGTGATGATGTTGGCGAGTGCTTTAATGCCAAAGCCGTGTTGGTTCTTATCGGCGAAAGACCGGGGCTCACTTCTCCAGACAGTATGGGGATGTACCTGACTTGGGGTGCGAAACGTGGCTCGAAGGATTCTGACCGAAACTGTATTTCCAACGTGCGACCGCAAGGGCTCAATTATGACGATGCCTGTCAGCGCGCATTCTATTTGCTTAAAGAGGCTCGAAGACTCCAACTCTCAGGCGTGAACTTAAAGGACCGTTCTGCCATTGACGAAGAGAGTGGCAGCGACCTCGAAGATAAGCACAACAACAATTTCTTAATTTCTAAAATGTAG
- a CDS encoding LysR family transcriptional regulator, with amino-acid sequence MRHLKSFHVFHVAASSSSFSEAAKKLNITHGAVSKQIKVLESYLEQSLFYKQGRNVFLTKEGEMLKGYTQQAFQALENGVGKLQHQKHQYLEVSCEPTLTMRWLMPRLSDFNEECGADVRLSTAGGPVALGSTGLSMAIRRDDFEPLHEYPKTVLVEEWVGPVFSPGYWQQVKQDLSAVKLLHSQTRPDAWHEWSVSAEYPELQENAQQTFAHFYFCIQAAVDGLGTALGSYPLVMDDLKRGNLIAPFGFVLSGHDYVLLSQDKAFTKLESQFMSWLQEQMAECVPV; translated from the coding sequence ATGAGGCACCTCAAATCCTTTCACGTATTTCACGTTGCGGCATCTTCATCCAGCTTTAGTGAAGCGGCGAAAAAGCTGAATATTACTCATGGCGCAGTGAGTAAGCAGATCAAAGTCTTAGAGAGTTATCTCGAACAGTCTCTGTTCTACAAGCAAGGTCGGAATGTATTTCTCACTAAAGAAGGGGAAATGCTAAAAGGTTATACTCAGCAAGCTTTCCAGGCGTTGGAAAACGGCGTGGGAAAATTGCAGCATCAGAAGCATCAATACTTAGAGGTGTCGTGTGAGCCAACATTGACCATGCGTTGGTTGATGCCTAGGCTGTCTGATTTTAATGAGGAATGCGGAGCTGACGTTCGTTTGTCTACGGCTGGGGGGCCAGTAGCACTAGGTTCAACCGGGCTCTCTATGGCAATTCGTCGAGACGATTTTGAGCCATTGCACGAATACCCTAAAACGGTATTGGTTGAAGAGTGGGTCGGTCCTGTTTTTTCTCCGGGCTATTGGCAGCAAGTGAAACAAGATTTGAGTGCAGTTAAGTTATTACACAGCCAAACCAGGCCGGATGCTTGGCATGAATGGAGCGTGAGCGCTGAATACCCAGAATTGCAAGAGAATGCACAGCAGACTTTTGCCCATTTTTACTTTTGTATTCAAGCTGCGGTAGATGGCTTAGGAACTGCGTTGGGCTCTTATCCTTTGGTGATGGATGATCTTAAGCGCGGTAATCTTATTGCCCCTTTCGGCTTCGTCTTATCAGGGCACGATTATGTTTTACTTAGCCAAGACAAGGCGTTCACTAAACTCGAAAGTCAGTTTATGAGTTGGTTGCAGGAACAAATGGCAGAATGTGTACCCGTGTAA